One segment of Thermodesulfovibrionales bacterium DNA contains the following:
- a CDS encoding DHH family phosphoesterase, which translates to MVNRENMRHRLERLREVCAGAKDVSVIIYANPDPDALASALALKRILETRKRIVKIGYTGAIGRPENASMIRRLKIPAFPVSEEEAARADVIAIVDSQPQFFTDFSLPRCDIVIDHHPISNTIPAEFVDVRPNYLSTSSIMTEYLRAAGVRLTKNLACALFYGLKTDSRHFMGDMSHGDMEAIRWLRRKADRDTVNQIEFSQFSWEGLDYFTVGLVRRRFLNGVMFSHLGPVPFFDVCVQVADFLIRVENVSWALVSGVVGDTLVVVFRNDGIKKDAGYLARRTFGVIGSAGGHESMGRAQVRYDALPGGLLLTDNRAIEEFVLGSLAKVDPVFRPLLKSLRR; encoded by the coding sequence GTGGTAAATCGCGAGAACATGCGCCATAGGCTTGAGCGCTTGAGAGAGGTATGTGCCGGCGCCAAGGATGTCAGTGTCATAATATACGCGAACCCCGACCCGGATGCACTCGCGAGCGCCCTCGCACTGAAGAGGATACTTGAAACACGAAAGCGGATTGTAAAAATAGGCTATACAGGGGCGATAGGAAGACCTGAGAACGCCTCCATGATAAGACGCCTGAAGATTCCTGCCTTTCCGGTGAGCGAGGAGGAAGCAGCCCGCGCTGATGTTATAGCGATCGTTGATTCCCAGCCCCAATTCTTCACGGACTTCAGCCTCCCGCGTTGTGATATCGTGATAGATCACCATCCCATCTCAAATACAATCCCGGCAGAGTTTGTCGATGTCCGACCTAACTATCTGTCCACTTCGTCGATCATGACGGAGTATCTGAGGGCCGCGGGCGTCCGCCTTACCAAGAACCTCGCGTGCGCCCTCTTTTATGGGCTTAAGACTGATTCGCGCCATTTCATGGGAGACATGAGCCATGGCGACATGGAAGCGATAAGATGGTTGCGGAGAAAAGCGGACAGAGACACCGTTAATCAGATAGAGTTTTCACAGTTCTCATGGGAAGGTCTCGACTACTTTACCGTAGGGCTCGTCAGGCGGCGTTTTTTGAACGGTGTCATGTTCTCGCACCTCGGACCGGTCCCGTTCTTCGACGTGTGCGTGCAGGTGGCCGACTTCTTGATCAGGGTCGAAAACGTATCATGGGCGCTGGTCAGCGGAGTAGTGGGAGACACGCTCGTGGTGGTCTTTCGGAATGATGGCATCAAAAAGGACGCGGGATACCTGGCGCGCAGAACATTCGGTGTCATAGGGAGCGCGGGCGGGCATGAGTCCATGGGACGAGCTCAGGTCAGATATGATGCGTTGCCGGGAGGTCTTCTCCTGACTGATAACAGGGCCATCGAAGAGTTCGTACTCGGTTCACTCGCAAAGGTTGACCCGGTGTTTAGGCCACTCCTCAAATCTCTCAGAAGATAG